The genomic segment ACTGCATGTGGACTTATTGAGTTTGAAAAGGCATATGTGCACCCCTTGTATGTTAACTATTAAATTATCTTCCATCTTTGTTCTTCAATGATTCTCTGGTACTATTCAGATTTCTGATTATTCGGGTTTATTCTGTATTATTCGGGTTTCTGATTGTGCCAACTGGACTGATATTAGGGCAGGATATGTGTATCTATCTATCTTGTTGTTACGTATGAGGTATTCAGTATCACTAGGATTTTCCAGTTAATGTATGATGACTATCTATGCTTTTAATTTGGAATATAATGGAATTAAAATGACTTTGTAATGGCCCGGTATCTATAATGTTATGTTCTCTACGAAAGTTTTGTACTGTTTCTTTCTGTATCAACTACGGCTAGCGGCTTTGttctattaaatatttttcatgattgtGTTGGATCAGTCAGGTAAGTGTTCGCTTGCAGTAATTCTTGATGAAGTCGAAGCCTTGCATTTCGATATGTGATACTGATATAGAGGATCATAGTAACTTATGGGGTAGGTAATGTGATTAATTGGAAAACCATGGTATGTTTTCTATGTAAAGGGATGCCTGAtgatcaaagaagaaaaaccataactAGATAACAACAGATTACACTGTTATTTTCTTGCAATGAATACGAGGGGAAAGGGCATTAAATAGGTAGTTGAGCAGTGGGGGTGTTGGTACATTGGAGTTCACCTTTCACACATGGGTTCTGGTCTATGAAGGGACTTTGAGAATACTGATGCCATAACCCTACTTGTAGAAGGGACAAGTTTAATGCACCTGTGACATTGTTTCTGTTCTGTCAGCATAAAACTTACATAAGAGTAGGTAAAGGGGCCAAGCTATCCAACTGCAGGGTGAGAATTTGGTACTTCGTCTAGCTAACAAGTTAATAGTGTAGCATGCCTTCGTTTGTATTTGCTGTACTGTGTTCCAAAACTCAGAAGGAAAGAGGAAGGAAGCAGCAAAATGAAATTGTTCTGATATAAACTTTAATCTGTCACTACGATATCATTTTTACTCGATTTTTCATATAACAACagtggcatatatatatatatatatccaaaggTTTTCTTGTTCTCGAGGGATCTAACTAAATCAGCGGGTCTCCAATTCATGGATCCCTGGATGCAAGGTCAAGATGTTGGTGTCTTTTACAAGAGATATTcttttgtttcaagaaaaatgcaCGAGTTTTTTATATTGCTGACCTGGTTCTAAATCCGCAAAGATAGACAAGCTTCTATGTTACAGATGAGACGGCTATTTCTTTGCTGGAGAATGAGCATGTCGGGGCTGGAAACCAGCAAAACAAGTCCTATTTGAAAGTCGTGGGACTCTCCGAGAGTGCATGGGTGATGTTTGTAAACCAAATGAGGTTGTGTTTATGCTGCAGAGAAGTTGTTAGGAAGCTGGTAAGAGAGTTTGAAGAAGTGCAAAAGCTGGAATAACTTCACTCAGTGACAGTTTTTATCGCTAGGAACCACTTGGGTACCTCCTGTTATTAGAGACCTCTTTAATAGTCCTTAATAGTTTTAAGGATTATTGTTGAGTTGAAGAGTGATGTCATGAACATGATTCACTTGACAGCATTTTTTAACATCGTGATCCTGTGATGGAAAATACGCACGTTCTCGACCCAGCATGCATTGATTGCATATTCATATTCGAAATTAAATTTAGAGTTACAGAATTATGATTACTTtaattatagtaataatattttataattaaatattaaactttaaataaatatatttatagatacCAATATATAACATTCAAAGACAGagtctaaaatatataattactctaaccataataataatgagtaatattttattccatgaatagttataaaattctaaataaacatGTATCAATAAATAACCCTCAAAAGCTGAGTTCCAAAGCATATAGTTATTCTAACCACATTAATGGgttatattttctattataaCTAGGCATAAAATTCcaagtaaatatttttgtagATGTCAATGTATAACGCTTAAAGATCGGGTCTAAAATGTATGATCACTCTAACCATGGTAATAATGAGTCATATTTTTCCTTGTAAGTAGatattaaattctaaataaacatGTCTATAAGAGCCAAAATATAACCCCTAAAAGCAAGGTCCAAAGCATATGGTTATTCTAACCATGATAATAATGAGTCATATTTTACCCTATGATTAGGTATCAAATTCTAGATAAGCATGTCTATAAGTACTAATATATAATCTCTAAAGACAAGGTCCAAAGTATAGtccatcaaattaaaattaatattcaatcCGCAAATATgttcacaaaaaacaaaacatattcaAACACTTTTGCAATCATAAAAATACTTTCATAAAAcacttaatattatttataaatcattTATCATGCTTGATTCACCTAATTTTACAAAACAATAAgtattttaataagaaaaattcatttagtacataaatatatatttttttaactcaaaataactaactaaaaaaaataaacaattactTACCtaatacacaaataaaaaattagcctCAGAGACAACCAAGCATTCCTAACTACCTACATTAACAATCACCATAAATCATATGATTACTAGTATATAATACATGAGATTGTTTTTAATTCCTAATTTAATCTAAACTTAAATATATCACTAACTAAAATCACCCAACACTATAATTGTGTTATGaaaaccttttgttttatttataaaatatctatttttttaaattaaatacccaaaaataattatataaaacaaatggcaattataaaaatgctttaatttaaagtaaagaagtATTATAAGCATGATTAGAAAGGAGctatcaaaaattattaactGAGAAACtagcaaataaattaattcgtatagaaaaactttttatgaaacaccttatatgtattaaaattctacataaaaatcaattgacTTTAGTATATCAAAaggtttaaaatcaaattataaaagttGTTCACTATTCAAAACAAGTTTTAGTTATTAACCACAAGTTTcaataattacaaataatttttttataaattcataaaaattattaaaaatatatattaaaacacattaaaactcTTTGGTAACAAATTAAACAGAAATAATAAACTTTAGTGCCATAAGAAATTTGAGGTGAATCACACTCTCAAATTAATCAAGAGTGGGCTTATTTCAAGTTCTTATAAACCCAGGAATTACAGATTTAAGTAATCTACTTTCAATGATCATAACTCTTAATAATAacctatcaaataaaaacactcACGGCATATTATATTAGGTACTGAGTTACAACTATAACATTCATTGGAATACTAGATTTTGAATGCCTAAACTTGCCggataatcatttttttaattctttaattttttttattacttcaaattaatctacagaaaacatataaaatcattTCCAACGGATATCTATCAACCTATGACTCCAAGTATAATATTCACTCTTGAAACCTTATAATTTTTGCAGTAGAAAACATGTGACTatttcgttaaaaaaaaaaaaaacacatggcgAGGATAGAGATGCTCTCGACCACTTCCAATTTGTTCTCCAAATGTACCATAGGCTAGTTATGATCACATACTTTGTCTCAGCTACAGATTGGATAAACCAAAAGAGGACACAAGTGATTGTGTTTGAAGACAGCTATAGTTGCAATGTCACACAAGGTTACAGATGCTACCTAGCTGTGAAAGCCACACGGAGTCAAATTTGTTCACAATTGTTTGGGACCAAGTAACTGCATCAAAAACGCTCAATGATGAATGGCTTGTGACTTGTGATGATGAGCATGGTCagcatttttttaaccttaaagTTGAAATAAGGCAAGTGATCTGTGCATGATGGGCAACGCAATCAGCAGCATAGCATTTTCGGCTCTGTAGGGGCCTATGGAGTCGGGTACAATTTGTGCATGGGAATGGCATAGCACGCTACGCAGCTCAACTGGTGCAGATTTTGGACGCATAATGTATTTGGGCTATGCCAGTTTCTGACGGAGAGATAATTTGGCTGTGAAAGAAGGGTTAAGGCAGAAACATCCAAGCATCAAAATGCCAGAAGAACAAAAAAGCTGGGATCAGCATAAGAAGAAGGGAATTATGAGTTTGAAAGTATAGGTTGTCTTATATTCAAGCATTGGAAATATACACTGCACCACTGcagattttatttgattttttttatttttttgtgagttTCATTATTTGCTTTTGCAGCGAAGTCGTAAGGAAGAATCAGATGGGATGGCATCATGATTTATGATAATATGCTGACAAATGGACAGCTTCGGCGGTTCAGTTTACTACCTGAAACGGAGGGTGCGGTGTGATCcaagaaaaagtaaattatagGCTTTGCTGGTAATTTCATTCACTTCTGTTTTATGGGCCAGCTTGTTGAGCATCTACGCCCAAGCGAAACGAAGGTAATGAGGCTATGGTGATGGTATATATTAACCGGACACGATTGCATGAGCAGAAATTTTACACTAATCATATATCTTATTAGTtatcttttagtatttattttgaaaataaaatataaatacagtTAGTagtaaaacaccaaaaaatatttacgGTAAtcattatagttattttttagcatttattttgcaaaaatagataaatacaaGTAAGAGAGATAGAAATATTAGgtggagatttttttatattttttttcccgtaAATCATGAGTTTTATTCTCTCTTCCActcgtgtttatttttttcttcaaaatagatcttaaaaagtaaataatatgataccattaattactttttatatatcataaaattttgagaaaattacatttaatattttatgatttggtGTGAGTTATACttggtttttataatttgaaaaattacactttatccctttaatttgatatttgagtAACATTCTACGTCTTCTTAAACAATTTACATTTTATTCCTGGTAATTTTATATGAGGGTAGGATgaatattttacctgatttgaaagtTTATATTGATCCGGAATTaaggtataattttttaaattacaaggGTAGAGTGTAATtaataataaaccaaaatataatttccTCTGAGGACTTGTAGGTATTAGATTTAACTTTAAGGactattttatatttggtattaaaaaattagaatcaaAGTTGTGAAAGTCtataattaaacttaaaaaactaGAAGGAAAAGAATAAGACTCGAATCCCATGACTAAAATTGAAATCACAATGAGAAGATGTCAAGGTGTCCTATCATGCTATCAATAGTGATTATTTAATAGCAATTTATAACCTCTATATTTGGCTATCATTCCAcacattatcattattttatttatttatttatttatttagaaatttagaaaataaatttacatttttatatttataatttgagaCTTGGTCAAGGttgttcttaaaatatttagtaGTATTAAGAGTGAAATTGATTCTCTAAATTGATAAAGGGACCATATTGTGATAAAGCTAACATTCGTGAAAGGTGTATTTTTGTAGTTTATTccttgatttaaattaaaggGTAGGTTTAATAGAAAAACCGGGTCATGGGATTCTCAACCCGACACGAAGCAAATGAAATAGCCACGTGTGCCTCTGATTTTGCTCACTATCCAGGCGGGGAGCGAAGCTAGGATACCGTGACCTCACCAACCAAACTTTTTCTCAGCTTCATTTTAATACATAATCCAGGCTTCCAAAAACGACGCCGCAGCCAAGGAGTTCCTTGATCGTTTTCCCTTCCGTCATCACCAGTTAcgttactattattttattatttttatagctaATTATTTATGGAGTTGGCTATTTATAGAAATTaggtatttgtttgtttgtttatttgaaataaataaattgcagTGCTTTGCAAACAAAAAGCAGAACGTGtctacaaaaaaaactaaagaatggTGCATTGCATATTGAAAGAAAAGCTAAAACGTGGGTTTCATTATAGCTCTACatgcgtgtttggcagtgtggttgcgggtgcttttcaaataacttttcgtgctaaaatacatgccaacgatgttttttcattttttaaaaattatttttgacatcagcacatcaaaacgatccaaaacgtacaaaccatattaaattttagcaaaaaaaaaaaacaaaaaaatttcaaattttttgggaacgcggccgcagccgcgttcccaaacggtgccgtagattaatatgaattgatacggtgagattatttttttattatggagtgaaaaaaaatttaagcattctaagggtttttttttttatctttttctttggctaagtgattattaaaatattgtttaagaATGTATatatcttttcaaattttttaatatagtaaaaataCTCGGTTACTTCcagagtcaataaaatttagaattattaactaagggttttcttgatttttcacaagttttatcacagtaaaaatatttctttgccCCTAggatcaaaaaaaatattgagatgctGGACAAGAGTGTTTCAGGTTTTCCACTTTCCATGCAGAGGAAAAGAATGTTTttaaccttagaaaaaaaaaactgtctttggggatattttggtattttcaaatGGGTATTTTTGTGTGATTAAAAGGGCTATAAtggtgttttggtattttttacattttgtttttaattttttaataaaaaagctaCTGGCGCGTGTTTTATACGCCCAAGCAAGTGAGTGGTGTCCGTGTTATTTAAGTGGTACTTGTGACACCACCCGGTGGTCAAATATAGTCATCCATTGTCTCTCTGGATGTGCAGTCATGTCCTCTTCCACATGGTATGGCGCGTGTAGGTTTATGGTGTTTGGATTACCACTagtgattgattgttttttttctttcttttctctctcctaacaactaaaaaaatatacaattgtcctttttgtttgttattttttttaatttcagtccttattttttaaatttcttataaaatacaCAATTAtcctctttgtttgttgtttttcaatttcagtcatcattctttgaacttcttattttgtcattattctttttatactgataatattattaataatactatAAATAGTGATTATAATGTTAATGATagtggtaataataatagtttattatgataataatagtggtgatgataatgataattatgataataatatttataataataataataataataataataataataatataaatatagcaGTGGTATTGgtaaaatcaagtttttctttcaGTACTCAACAAAGTCGCGAAGAAGAAAAAGTGAAGGCATTGTGGTAATTCTTCATGATATGATTTGTGTGGTTTGCTAATTCCTAACATATTAATCACTATGATTACTTTAGTACGTGTGTGTGCccaagaaaaacaaagtgaaGGCATTGAGGTAAGTCTTCTCAAACTCCCTTGCATATTTGCCATATTGCTGATGAGTTTGATGTGCCAATTGTGATGAAATTTGCTTTCTTGCAATATCTTGTGACAAATATTCATATGTTCACACTAGTCAATTTCATCGCCTTGCCTTAACTGATCATTTCTGTGTTTATTGCATTCCATGCGATGAACAACTTTCCCAAAGGAGCAATGAGGGCTAAAATCAGATTGCAGAGACTGCAATGGTAAATAACTTCTTTGTcgaataaaataactatatcTTGCATGGGTGCTTATGAGGATTcatgttttgttcttttagcATCGGTCAAGAATTCATATCTTTGTTATATAATGAAGATATttgctttgtttcttttcttttttcatgcatGGGTGTTTgtgaaaatatttgttattttttagtatcaGCTAGGTATTcacttccttcttctttttcagaAAATGAGTTCACCTTCTTAAGGAATGCGCAGGGATTCACTTCCTTCAAAATTCAAGAGCTTTTGCAGTCTAAAATTCAACTTTTTTGTGATTGTagttctaatttcatcattatcCATGACGCAAAACAAGATAGACAATTAGCATATGGCACTACAAAATCCTTAAACACAAGCAGAGCTCACCGTCCTCAAGAATTCAGTCTCATGACACAACTTTAAAATTGAACCGAATTGACTTTTTTCTTCGTATTTCTTTCATGAGAAGACCTTGGCGATTGATCATTATTCTTTGcacttttttccccttcttctgCTTCTTTCTGTTTCCTCGTATTCATGGAATTGCACAATATCTGAGTCCTGGGCTCTGGCACCATTCCCTTATTTTCCATCTCACCAAAATAACGCAACGCATCCTCAACCCTTCCCTTCTCATAGAGCCAGTGTATCATAATAGTGTAGGATCGCCGATCCAGTCCCAGCCCATTTTTCTCCATCTCCTCCCAAGTATATCTTACTTTTTCCTCAGAATCCCAATCCGCATGCAATTTCAATAACAAATTATATGTATCGTTATTCATCTTGCATCCAATTATCTTCATCCTCTCCAGAACACCAGCAACTTCCTCAGGTTTCTTCAATGACTTAAGCAGGTAATTGAAAGTTATCTCATCGGGCATACAACTGCCTTTCTTCTCCTGCATTTCATCCAAAAGCTCATACACCTTCTCCATCCTCCCAATCTTGCACATATGCTTGATAAGAGAGTTGTAGGTCGCTACATTGGGTAGGCAACCTCGCTCTTTCATTCCCTCAAAAACAGCCACAGCTTCAGGAACCCTCTTCTTGAAGCAAAGTGCATCAATCACACAATTACAAATCACCACATCTGGCTTGCATTGCATCTCCCACATTGCCTCATACAACTTCATTGCCGTCCCTAATTTTCCCTTGTTCGTCAACGCCTTTATAAAAGTTCCATAAGTAAACACATCCGGCTTGCATTTCGAGGCAATTATATCTTTCCAAAACCTCTTTGCCTCTCGTACATTTCCCAGCACACACCACCCATTTAGAACAATATTCATAGTCTTTATATCGACACCAAACTCATGCCCCTTGCTATGCAGCAAAGTTTCCGCTACATCTACATGTTTATACCtacacaaatacatcaaaagCTTTTGGAAAGAAACCAGATCAAGTTCTAGACCCAACTCTCTCCTCTTATTAAAGGCCCCGATTGCCTCTTCCACCATATGTGCACCGGCATATCTATTAACCAAAACCCTATATGTGTCCTCGTCAACAAATCCCTCTCTTTTAGACATTTCGTCGAGCACCAGTGTGAGTTCTTCAAACTTTCTCATTCTACCAAGAATATCAAGAATCTCATTGTAAACACAAGAGCTAAGTGAAATTGTACCTTCTTTAGAAACCcaattaaagaatatataaGCTGGTTTCCAATCAGAGCGGTGCCTCTTTAGTACCTTTAAAACTAAGTCTTGTGTCATTGTGGAGCAGCACAGGTCAAGAGCGAGCTCAATCTTCCTCACTGGGCTGTCTCTATATTTCTTGAGGGTGTTTTGTACTCTAATTGCTAGTTCACTATCAGGGTCTTGCTGTTTTTCAGCGAGTGAGTGAGAGTTTTCAAGCGAGTGAATAGAGCGAGAAGTTTTTGATTGAAAGATGGAATTTTGAAAGTGATTTTGAGTATTCTGGAATTGAAGATTGTGAGTGTAGTAGACAAGGGTTTTTGTGGGTTTTATTGGGAATTCAAATTTGAATTTCCGGTGGATGTTTCGCCGGCAAAAGATTTTCAACGATCGGAATACGAGAGGCATTGTCATGTTTTTAGTTGATCGGTTTATTTTGATGCAAGGAAATCATATTCTtagaacataaaaaagaaaaagcaaaatgaCGAGGGCATGGGCATGGGCATGGGCATTTTCCTAGACTAGACTTGAGAGCGATTGCTACAGTTATTCGAGGTTAATTGGAGGTATGAACATAACAACAACTGTATGGTTTTTCTAGTACCACTTCTTGTActtaaattctaaaaacatATCATTGATTATGTTTTCAGacgatttttttatatatttctcattagttacttaatatatatatatatatatagctatttATTGAACTTTTTA from the Populus nigra chromosome 9, ddPopNigr1.1, whole genome shotgun sequence genome contains:
- the LOC133703234 gene encoding putative pentatricopeptide repeat-containing protein At3g15200, with translation MTMPLVFRSLKIFCRRNIHRKFKFEFPIKPTKTLVYYTHNLQFQNTQNHFQNSIFQSKTSRSIHSLENSHSLAEKQQDPDSELAIRVQNTLKKYRDSPVRKIELALDLCCSTMTQDLVLKVLKRHRSDWKPAYIFFNWVSKEGTISLSSCVYNEILDILGRMRKFEELTLVLDEMSKREGFVDEDTYRVLVNRYAGAHMVEEAIGAFNKRRELGLELDLVSFQKLLMYLCRYKHVDVAETLLHSKGHEFGVDIKTMNIVLNGWCVLGNVREAKRFWKDIIASKCKPDVFTYGTFIKALTNKGKLGTAMKLYEAMWEMQCKPDVVICNCVIDALCFKKRVPEAVAVFEGMKERGCLPNVATYNSLIKHMCKIGRMEKVYELLDEMQEKKGSCMPDEITFNYLLKSLKKPEEVAGVLERMKIIGCKMNNDTYNLLLKLHADWDSEEKVRYTWEEMEKNGLGLDRRSYTIMIHWLYEKGRVEDALRYFGEMENKGMVPEPRTQILCNSMNTRKQKEAEEGEKSAKNNDQSPRSSHERNTKKKVNSVQF